In Amia ocellicauda isolate fAmiCal2 chromosome 7, fAmiCal2.hap1, whole genome shotgun sequence, one genomic interval encodes:
- the LOC136753423 gene encoding muscleblind-like protein 1 isoform X22, with protein sequence MAMLAQQMQLANAMMPGTQLQPMGTTCNGMGTTRIMSPDFLPKPMFSVTPSLATNATAAAFNPYLGPVSPGLVPAEILPSAPVLVTGNPGVPMQSAAAAAAQKLMRTDRLEVCREYQRGNCTRGENDCRFAHPSDSAMIDTNDNTVTVCMDYIKGRCSREKCKYFHPPAHLQAKIKAAQHQVNQAAAAQAAAATAAAMTQSAVKSLKRPLEATFDLGIPPGVLPPLPKRPALEKTNGATTVFNAGVFQYQQALANMQFQQQTAFIPSGSILCMTPATSVVPMMHGASPGNAATSSATSVPFATATANQESPLSKLTTYEYMHLIPIISADHLTSHKYVTQM encoded by the exons ATGGCGATGCTAGCTCAGCAGATGCAGCTCGCCAACGCCATGATGCCTGGTACTCAGTTACAACCCATG GGGACAACCTGTAATGGTATGGGCACGACAAGGATTATGAGTCCTGACTTTTTGCCTAAG ccaatgttctccgtcACACCGAGCCTAGCCACCAATGCCACAGCTGCAGCGTTCAACCCTTACCTGGGTCCCGTGTCTCCGGGCCTGGTCCCCGCAGAGATCCTGCCCAGCGCCCCAGTGCTGGTCACAGGAAACCCGGGCGTCCCCATGCAATCTGCTGCCGCCGCCGCAGCTCAGAAGCTCATGAGGACAGACCGGCTGGAG GTGTGCCGGGAGTACCAGCGCGGGAACTGCACAAGAGGAGAGAACGACTGCCGGTTTGCCCATCCCTCTGACAGTGCAATGATTGATACCAATGACAACACAGTCACTGTGTGCATGGATTACATAAAGGGGAGATGCTCCAGGGAGAAGTGTAAATACTTCCACCCTCCTGCGCACTTGCAGGCCAAGATTAAGGCCGCCCAGCACCAGGTCAACCAAGCCGCCGCTGCTCAGGCCGCAGCAGCTACTGCAGCCGCCATG ACTCAGTCGGCTGTCAAATCACTGAAGCGACCCCTCGAGGCAACCTTTGACCTG GGGATACCGCCTGGCGTCCTCCCTCCATTACCAAAGAGACCTGCACTTGAAAAAACCAATGGTGCCACCACAGTCTTTAATGCTGGTGTTTTCCAATACCAACAGGCTCTTGCCAACATGCAGTTTCAGCAACAAACCGCCTTTATCCCATCAG GCTCAATATTGTGCATGACACCTGCAACAAGTGTTG TTCCCATGATGCACGGTGCTTCGCCTGGCAATGCAGCCACATCATCTGCCACAAGTGTTCCCTTCGCAACAGCCACCGCCAACCAG GAATCTCCCTTATCAAAGTTGACTACCTACGAATACATGCATTTG ATTCCAATAATATCTGCAGATCATCTGACTAGCCACAAGTACGTTACTCAGATGTAG